A single region of the Podospora pseudopauciseta strain CBS 411.78 chromosome 1, whole genome shotgun sequence genome encodes:
- a CDS encoding hypothetical protein (EggNog:ENOG503P7SV): protein MSLAISQCVYSQIQRYSLRRQKPRGLEEQVAIFVATRIFDVGLTAAAAVAAAAAGANTMGVPLTSDMLRHAAIGGAIKAAAMAVAGLIMLAPQNTPLIVLMTLLGTSIGSNALAVVAVANRILGTDQAPNQLIIAAVVASIPLSFCFVYYYGAFRVPITFTSIAFDVLGAYTFVRMAENLGHPICPPRPALVAGAVFGAVFSGAITLLGCCVIGKSRTIPISDFSGNGHASGSALTTCCGNRVHVNVQSTEYARGQGVVGSRNTFTNGTIYNSAHGIGVYWDPGSVHGGLTFNTHSTRDCTTSTGTSNMTRIVMA from the exons ATGAGTTTGG CCATTAGCCAGTGCGTATACAGCCAGATCCAACGGTACTCCCTCCGCCGGCAAAAGCCCCGCGGCCTAGAAGAGCAAGTGGCCATCTTCGTTGCCACTCGCATCTTTGATGTCGGCCTCACAGCAGCTGCAGCCGTtgctgcggctgcggcggGCGCAAATACCATGGGCGTCCCATTGACGTCGGACATGCTTCGACATGCCGCCATCGGGGGAGCCATCAAAGCGGCCGCTATGGCAGTCGCTGGACTGATTATGCTGGCGCCACAAAACACGCCCTTGATTGTGCTAATGACATTGTTGGGAACTTCAATCGGATCCAACGCTCTCGCAGTGGTAGCAGTAGCCAATCGCATATTAGGGACTG ATCAAGCTCCAAACCAGCTCATCATCGCAGCTGTTGTAGCATCCATACCTCTGTCATTTTGTTTCGTCTACTACTACGGAG CGTTTCGAGTACCAATCACATTCACCTCGATCGCTTTCGACGTCCTCGGCGCCTACACTTTTGTGAGAATGGCTGAGAACCTAGGGCACCCCATCTGCCCACCCCGTCCAGCATTGGTGGCTGGCGCCGTGTTTGGGGCAGTCTTCTCCGGAGCAATCACTCTACTTGGCTGCTGTGTCATCGGAAAAAGCAGGACCATACCCATCTCAGACTTTTCAGGAAACGGACACGCGAGCGGATCCGCCCTCACGACATGCTGCGGGAACCGTGTGCATGTGAACGTCCAATCAACCGAGTACGCCAGGGGTCAGGGAGTTGTGGGGTCTAGGAATACCTTCACCAACGGAACTATCTACAATAGCGCCCATGGGATTGGTGTCTATTGGGATCCGGGAAGTGTCCATGGTGGTCTTACATTTAACACCCACTCTACTCGGGACTGCACGACAAGTACTGGGACATCCAACATGACCAGAATTGTGATGGCTTGA
- a CDS encoding hypothetical protein (COG:C; EggNog:ENOG503NZZV; CAZy:AA4) produces the protein MSITHPQTYPHPDYEAAHQQTYERAPRHPITPIPLPPGVGQTDFDSAISEFISIAGEESVFVKEGLSDYIDPYDVHEHDPSQRKLPSAAVCPDSTDQLSSVLRVANKYKIPLWHFSRGKNLGYGGPAPRVNGSVALDLHKLDKIIEVNDEYHYAVVEPGVTFIQLYEYCVEHKKKVWPSTPSLGWGSVIGNTVDRGMGFGMNYAHHQCVAGIEVMLPDGDVVRTGQWGISSSPSAFLSKFTFGPSLEGLFFQSNLGVVTKMSLWLTPQPQAYMCCSFSMPLFTDLEVMVDVFGEMKRNGTVQSCVWFTSLIETLCILGRREDYWTGEGPVPDWRLEELRQETGFGHWYARWGLYGPKRIVEAQFEEIKSVLARRAPTGTIAGNLYAHPGEDGRLDATTVPDQDGQMFVGIPSLWSLPLINWPISKEKKDGKAAHGDYAPVIPSNGKLLMEWMEVSKPICEANGVELMADFFMHERHVVLMNMFTWDQTDKTQKEKMERLYYGLYEEAKKRGYGMYRGHVNHMDLIAHLNDFNNHAYNRFVEKIKDAIDPNGILGPGKQGIWPNRFRHLRETQEKRFD, from the exons ATGTCGATAACACACCCTCAAACCTACCCTCACCCAGACTACGAGGCTGCCCATCAGCAGACCTACGAGCGTGCTCCTCGACACCCAATAACACCCATTCCACTGCCTCCTGGCGTTGGCCAAACCGACTTTGATTCTGCCATTTCCGAGTTCATCTCCATCGCAGGCGAGGAATCGGTTTTTGTCAAGGAAGGACTGTCTGATTACATTGATCCGTATGATGTCCATGAGCATGACCCTTCCCAGCGCAAGCTGCCCAGTGCGGCTGTTTG CCCCGACTCAACAGACCAGCTCTCTTCCGTCCTCCGAGTAGCCAACAAGTACAAGATCCCACTCTGGCACTTCTCCCGCGGCAAGAACCTCGGTTACGGCGGCCCCGCTCCCCGAGTGAACGGTTCGGTGGCTCTTGACCTCCACAAGCTAGACAAGATCATTGAGGTCAACGACGAGTACCACTACGCTGTTGTCGAGCCTGGAGTCACCTTCATCCAGCTGTACGAATACTGCGTCGAgcacaagaagaaggtctgGCCTAGCACGCCGAGTCTAGGGTGGGGGAGTGTCATCGGGAAT ACGGTAGATAGAGGAATGGGCTTCGGGATGAATTACGCTCACCATCAATGCGTAGCTGGGATCGAGGTCATGTTACCGGACGGTGATGTCGTTCGGACGGGACAGTGGGGGATTTCCTCTTCTCCGTCTGCGTTTTTGTCCAAGTTTACGTTTGGTCCTTcgctggaggggttgtttttCCAGTCAAACTTGGGCGTCGTGACCAAGATGAGTCTCTGGCTCACCCCCCAGCCACAGGCGTACATGTGCTGCAGTTTTAGCATGCCGCTGTTTACCGAcctggaggtgatggtggatgtgtttggggagatgaagaggaacGGGACGGTGCAGTCGTGCGTGTGGTTTACCAGTCTTATCGAGACGCTTTGCATCTTGGGGCGGAGGGAAGATTACTGGACGGGGGAAGGGCCGGTGCCGGATTGgaggctggaggagctgaggcAGGAGACGGGGTTTGGGCATTGGTATGCGCGGTGGGGGTTGTACGGACCGAAGAGGATTGTGGAGGCGCAGTTTGAGGAGATCAAGAGTGTGCTTGCCAGAAGGGCGCCGACGGGGACGATAGCGGGGAATTTGTATGCCCATCCGGGAGAGGACGGGAGGTTGGATGCGACGACGGTGCCGGATCAAGACGGGCAGATGTTTGTGGGGATTCCGAGTCTGTGGAGTTTACCGTTGATCAACTGGCCGATTTCgaaggagaaaaaggatGGCAAGGCGGCGCATGGGGATTATGCACCGGTTATTCCGTCGAATGGGAAGTTGCTGATGGAGTGGATGGAGGTTAGCAAGCCGATTTGTGAGGCGAATGGGGTCGAGCTGATGGCGGATTTCTTCATGCACGAGAGGCATGTTGTGTTGATGAATATGTTTACTTGGGACCAGACAGACAAGACgcagaaagaaaagatggagaggttgtaTTATGGGCTGTATGAAGAGGCAAAAAAGAGAGGGTATGGGATGTACAGGGGGCATGTGAACCACATGG ATCTCATTGCCCATTTGAACGACTTCAACAATCACGCCTACAACCGCTTTgtggagaagatcaag GATGCAATCGATCCCAATGGAATTCTGGGACCTGGGAAGCAGGGTATCTGGCCTAACAGATTCCGCCATCTAAGGGAGACGCAGGAAAAGAGGTTTGACTAA